A stretch of the Panicum virgatum strain AP13 chromosome 9N, P.virgatum_v5, whole genome shotgun sequence genome encodes the following:
- the LOC120689967 gene encoding uncharacterized protein LOC120689967 isoform X6, with protein MEVEAPETKGHRAFAKPLKPFSSSERHKQSKSYFEEIYGADALRSSDKTIVLPKPGAVKAKVKSDINKDVRPGRGAQSTLRKEVTILQLEKHLKDQQVVRGALEKALGPDAAPVSLSPENPMPKAANELIREIATLELEVKNMEQYLLMLYRKAFEQQAPAFSPPDNREASKPSLSSRSGQLWEMPMAMKSFKSREDTALRSSYPLPHKKWNDPLTTSVRPDRAVDSDVLRCQSALSYRGVCSSRIQPSDDDSLARALRSCHSQPFSFLEQEGETGASGMISLAEYLGTNVADHIPETPNNLSEEMVRCMAGIYCRLADPPLVHHGSSSSPTSSFSSTSAVSPQYVGDMWSPNYKRETTLDSRLINPFHVEGLKEFSGPYNTMVEVPMISHDSRRLKEAEDLLQTYKLILYRLETVDMRRMTNEEKIAFWVNIHNALLMHAYLKNGVPQNNLKKTSLLVKAACKIAGRNINIAVIQSMVLGCNTHCPGQWLRTLLYPRIKSKVTKAGHEWRAFAVAQSEPLLRFALCSGSHSDPAVRVYTPKRLFHQLEAAKEEFIRATAGVWREQKLLLPKLVEAYAKDVKLSPQGLVDMVQRYLPESMRMAVQRCQQGGRSSSKVVEWVPYNPAFRYLLARDLAFPHLS; from the exons ATGGAGGTGGAGGCACCGGAGACGAAGGGGCACAGAGCTTTTGCCAAGCCTCTTAAGCCTTTCAGTTCTTCAGAGCGGCACAAGCAATCCAAGAG TTATTTTGAGGAAATATATGGTGCAGATGCTTTGCGCTCTTCAGACAAAACTATTGTTCTGCCTAAGCCG GGAGCTGTAAAAGCTAAGGTGAAAAGTGACATCAATAAGGATGTGCGACCTGGGAGGGGAGCACAAAGCACCTTGAGAAAAGAGGTAACG ATTCTGCAGCTAGAAAAGCACCTCAAGGATCAGCAGGTTGTGCGTGGTGCCCTGGAAAAAGCTTTAGGGCCTGACGCTGCTCCAGTCAGCTTGTCACCTGAGAATCCAATGCCAAAA GCCGCTAATGAATTGATACGGGAGATTGCCACATTGGAGCTAGAGGTCAAGAACATGGAGCAGTATCTGCTGATGCTCTATCGGAAAGCGTTTGAGCAGCAAGCACCTGCATTTTCTCCACCTGATAACCGTGAAGCTTCAAAGCCATCATTGAGCTCCCGTTCCGGGCAGCTCTGGGAAATGCCAATGGCGATGAAGTCTTTCAAGAGTAGAGAGGATACAGCACTCCGGTCAAGCTATCCGCTGCCACATAAGAAATGGAATGATCCATTGACAACCTCAGTTCGTCCTGATAGAGCAGTTGATTCAGATGTCCTCCGCTGCCAGTCTGCCTTATCATACCGTGGAGTTTGTTCATCCAGAATACAGCCTTCAGACGATGATAGTCTTGCAAGGGCTCTTCGCTCATGCCACTCGCAACCTTTTTCATTCCTAGAG CAGGAAGGAGAGACTGGTGCGTCAGGAATGATAAGCTTAGCAGAGTATCTAGGAACTAATGTAGCTGACCACATCCCTGAAACTCCCAACAATCTGTCAGAGGAGATGGTGAGATGCATGGCGGGGATATACTGCAGACTTGCAGACCCTCCGTTGGTTCACCATGGTTCCTCATCTTCGCCGACATCGTCGTTCTCCTCAACAAGTGCAGTCTCTCCACAATATGTGGGCGACATGTGGAGTCCCAACTACAAGAGAGAAACTACCCTAGACTCCCGATTGATAAACCCGTTCCATGTCGAGGGTTTGAAGGAGTTCAGTGGACCGTACAACACAATGGTTGAGGTTCCTATGATTAGCCACGACAGTCGGAGACTGAAAGAAGCCGAGGACCTTCTCCAGACGTATAA gttgATCCTATACCGGTTGGAAACTGTTGATATGAGGAGAATGACAAATGAAGAAAAGATAGCATTCTGGGTCAACATACACAATGCTTTGCTGATGCAT GCTTATCTGAAGAATGGCGTCCCACAGAACAATCTGAAGAAGACATCCCTACTTGTTAAG GCTGCCTGCAAAATCGCCGGACGTAACATCAACATAGCCGTTATCCAGAGCATGGTTCTTGGATGTAATACTCACTGTCCCGGACAG TGGCTACGGACCTTGCTTTACCCCAGGATCAAAAGCAAAGTGACCAAAGCCGGGCACGAGTGGCGAGCCTTTGCCGTTGCACAATCAGAGCCTCTTTTACGCTTTGCGCTTTGTTCGGGGAGCCATTCTGATCCCGCG GTGAGGGTGTACACTCCGAAGCGGCTGTTCCACCAGCTGGAGGCGGCGAAGGAGGAGTTCATCCGGGCGACGGCCGGCGTGTGGAGGGAGCAGAAGCTGCTGCTCCCGAAGCTGGTGGAGGCGTACGCCAAGGACGTGAAGCTGTCGCCGCAGGGGCTGGTGGACATGGTGCAGCGCTACCTCCCGGAGAGCATGAGGATGGCCGTGCAGAGGTGCCAGCAGGGCGGCAGGTCGTCGAGCAAGGTCGTGGAGTGGGTGCCCTACAACCCGGCCTTCCGTTACCTGCTCGCCAGGGACCTCGCGTTCCCCCACCTCAGCTGA